The Haloplanus sp. CK5-1 genome contains a region encoding:
- a CDS encoding IS4 family transposase, with amino-acid sequence MGSVTYTPPDSVIVDRIQRAFPSDELRERARATSLVERERKFDIVALFYTLSFGFAAGSDRSLQAFLERYVEMADCEELSYAAFHDWFEPGFVALLREILDDAIENLDTGRAELNGRLERFRDVLIADATIVSLYQDAADIYAATGEDQAELKLHLTESLSTGLPTRFRTTDGTTHDRSQLPTGEWVADALILLDLGFYDFWLFDRIDQNGGWFVSRVKENANFEIVEELRTWRGNSIPLEGESLQAVLDDLQRQEIDVRITLSFERKGGSGASATRTFRLVGLRNEETEEYHLYLTNLGKDDYSAPDIAQLYRARWEVELLFKELKSRFGLDEINTTDAYIIEALIIMAAISLLMSRVIVDELRSLEARQREAEAAEDADSSASRLPRRRCSLAVERHAHLIQLYLMVELGYELPDLDELLLWVARNPNPHRDRLREQVERGEFGFDRH; translated from the coding sequence GTGGGAAGTGTGACCTATACCCCACCGGATTCGGTGATTGTTGACCGGATTCAAAGAGCGTTTCCCTCCGACGAGTTGCGCGAGCGCGCTCGCGCAACATCACTTGTCGAACGAGAGCGGAAGTTCGACATCGTTGCGCTATTCTACACGCTCTCGTTCGGTTTCGCCGCTGGATCAGACCGCTCTCTCCAGGCATTTCTCGAACGCTACGTCGAGATGGCTGACTGCGAGGAACTCTCTTACGCGGCGTTCCACGACTGGTTCGAACCGGGTTTCGTTGCACTCCTTCGAGAGATTCTCGATGACGCCATCGAAAATCTCGATACCGGACGAGCCGAGTTGAACGGACGTCTCGAACGCTTTCGAGACGTCCTCATTGCCGACGCAACTATCGTTTCGCTGTACCAGGACGCCGCTGATATCTACGCAGCAACTGGCGAAGACCAGGCTGAACTGAAGCTCCACCTCACAGAGTCACTCTCCACCGGCCTTCCAACCCGGTTCCGTACAACCGACGGAACTACTCACGACCGGAGTCAGCTACCCACCGGAGAGTGGGTAGCTGACGCCCTCATACTGCTCGATTTGGGCTTCTACGACTTCTGGCTGTTCGACCGCATCGACCAGAACGGCGGCTGGTTCGTCTCCCGCGTCAAGGAAAACGCGAACTTCGAGATCGTCGAAGAACTGCGGACGTGGCGGGGCAACAGTATCCCACTCGAAGGGGAGTCGCTGCAGGCCGTCCTCGACGACCTGCAGCGACAGGAGATCGACGTCCGCATCACGCTCTCATTCGAGCGCAAGGGAGGGTCGGGCGCCAGCGCGACCCGGACGTTTCGACTGGTCGGCCTGCGCAACGAGGAGACCGAAGAGTACCACCTCTACCTGACGAATCTCGGCAAAGACGACTATAGCGCGCCCGATATTGCGCAGCTCTATCGGGCGCGCTGGGAGGTCGAACTGCTGTTCAAGGAGCTGAAGTCGCGGTTCGGCTTGGATGAGATCAACACGACCGACGCCTACATCATCGAGGCGCTGATCATCATGGCGGCAATTTCGCTGCTGATGAGTCGTGTAATCGTGGATGAGTTACGGTCGCTTGAGGCAAGACAACGAGAGGCCGAAGCCGCCGAAGACGCCGACTCGTCGGCGTCGCGGCTCCCCCGCCGTCGCTGTTCGCTAGCCGTCGAACGCCACGCTCATCTGATCCAGCTGTACCTCATGGTCGAGTTGGGCTACGAACTGCCAGATCTGGACGAGCTGTTGTTATGGGTGGCACGAAATCCAAATCCACACAGAGATCGGTTACGTGAGCAGGTTGAACGAGGTGAGTTCGGCTTTGACCGCCACTAA